TTCGCGAGCAAGGGCCAGTGGAAGTACCCCGTAATCCCCTTCGCCGTAGTAGCTGGGGAGGCGAAGTTCTGCCATTGAGTCGAAGTCGGAACCTGGTATGATCAGCTGTCCGAAACCCAACAATGCATAGGGATGCATCATACGATGTCGATTAGACAAACACCTAAGATGTCCACTCCGTCTACCCCGCTGACGGTGAGGCGATGCGCAACTCTCCCTCCACGATCGTGCCCAATAAGCACAATCTTCACGTTCCCATCCGCGCTCTTGCTTTTCTTGACCTCCGTCTTCAGCGCCTCAAGTACTGCCGTTCCAACACTCAGCTTATCGTTCCGCTCGATCGGTGCACTAGCACCATAGCCGGGTAGATCTGGAACGAAGAGCGGCGCCTGGGATGGAAGCTGGGGAATTACATGTCGCCACCTGGCCTCGTGTCATTCTTTCCGTAATACACGATGGTAGAGGGGGGAAGGATTAATCACATGTAAGCAGACTGCGGGTAGCCATGGATCAGAACAAGTATGGGATTCTTGTTGTCTGCGTTATCTAGAGAGCGCGTGTAGCAGCATACTTTTTCCTTGTTTATGATGGACTTTGAGAGACCAAGGCTGCTTAGCTTGGAGTCTTGGATTCTGAGAGCGGATGCAGATGTCATGGCTGCGACGTATTTTGTTCAAATCAGGAAAGGGTTGCTGGAGAGCAGAGTACTGAAATGAGAGATATATGGGGGCAGTGACTGGTGTACCTCGGCAGGCTGTACGGTGTTGGCCAAATGTCACTTCCCACGCCCTTCCATCCTGCGGGCCAGATGTTGGGGTATGTGCAAGACCGAGGTATGACGCAATCACGCGATGTCACGTGAACCAACCTTAAATGGCCTTGGGTTGAAAGCAAAAGGTGTTCTTGGAGAGACAACCTGACCAAGTGAACATGTCCCATATCTTTCAAACTACCATTTGCACCCTCAGGTATGGCATACGGTCTACCAGGTCTCCAACTCGAATACCAAGAACGCCATCGCTATGCAGAAAAACACCGAGCCCTCCTTTTCTACATCATTGCTCTCTTGCCAGGATCATCTTCTCACGCTCTGCCTTTCTTCGGACCGTGCCCTTCTTTGTGTGCCTTCTCTCGTTCTCTTCCTTCCTCTTGAgggccttgagctcctcgTTCTTGATCTCACCAGCCTTCTTGACAGTCTTGGGCAGATGCCTGTGTCTCTCGATACGCTTGATCTCTGGCATGTGCTTGTATCGCTCCTTGAGCGCTGCGTCATACTCGAGCTTCTGTCGTAGGGCAAATGACTTGACGCCCTGCCTCTCGGAAGCCCTCGCTCTCCATAGGCGGACGTTACCATCGTCTGAGCCGCTTAGTACGTAGTTGTTATCGGGACTCCACGCCACGGCGAAGACGCGCTGCATCCGCTTGGTGTGGTAGACGTCGCGGGAATGGCCCTTTTGTCGCTCCCAGAGTCTTATAGATCGGTCGTAAGAGCCTGTGATCAGCTCTTCTCCGGTGGGAGAAAACTCAATCGACATCACTGCCGCAACATGTCCTTTCTGTTTGTGGTTAGCAGTTGGTAGTAGTTATGGCGTGAAGATGGCAAACGTACCAGGACTTGCAGTGCCCGTTTCATGTTGCGCATGTCAAAGATGTATCCATTGTGGTCTTCCGACGCGACAGCGAAGTTGTAGGCCTCCATAGGATTCCAGGAGATGCAGTTTGCTGGAAAGTTGAGCACGGTGCGGTGCAGGGGCGAGTTCGTTCGGGCATCGTAAAGGATGACAGCTCGATCGGTTGCGCACGATGCCAATATCGACGTTTCGACCTGGTTGAACTTGACGTCCGTGATGGTATCAATGGCCTGTCACACAGTCAGTATATGCCTTGAATTAACCATGCATCGTGACCTACCGATGGCCACACGAGGCTCGAGACTGGAGCGCCTGACGTCCTCGATGTATCGTATATGGAAATGACGCTAGATCCAGCAGCGAAGGTGGGCAGTGAGCGGTGGTGCGAAACGGATGTAAAGGCCGAGTTGCCGTGCCATGTCGCTTTTGGCGGCGATTTCGATGGCTGCGCATATGGCTCGAACAACTGAATCTGACGGTCTGATCCACACGTGATCAGTTTCTTGTCCCGCGTCCAGCACATGCCCTTGACGAGGTTTTCATGCGCCTGTGCCTGCCATTTCTCCTCCCTGCTCGTGAAGTCCCAGACTTTGACGATGCCGTCTCCACTGCCACTGGCAAAATGCTCAAGCGAGTTCGGGTCTTTTGCGAAGGAGTACACGCCGTCTACATGGCCAGGTTCGAAGTCGCCCAGGAAGGGCTGCGCAAACATGCGCTCGACTTTTGTCGCATTGAGGGCTCTGGTGTATTCTCGCGCGCGCTCAAACGGGTGGAGGTTGGGGTCCAGATTTCTCGTGACTTTGGCGACACTGGAGCCGGGGGCCTGTGTAGACGCCGTGGACCGGCTGAGGGCCTTgatcttcatcttcgtcgttGTCCAGCTCTCGACGCTCGCCGCCGCGAAGTTTTGGCGGGTCTTGAGGATTTCTAGGCACGGGCGGGGCCGGCCAGTCCCAAAGGCGTTTAGCGTGGCGGCGCCGGACACAACGAAGAAGCGAATATTGCACCCAGTTTCCTCATTCTCGAACCGCGACCAAGTACCCATCACTAACCCGGACAACAGCCAAAATGAAGTTGTGAGTGCCTCCAGTACCCACGAATCTGTCTGCGATGCAAATTGGCGCCCGCGATGCGTTTTCATGTGTCCGGGCCGCCGTTTACTGCATCCTTGAAAAACGACCACATGCGACAGAGCAGCTGCTAACACACCCTCCAGCCTCAAGGTCGGACGCGTTGTCGTACGTTGAAATCGCTCGATCCCACTCCCTCGCAGTCACTCACAGCCCGCCTAGATCATCACCCGGGGCCGCTATGCCGGAAAGAAGTGTGTGATCATCTCACCACTTGACAACGGCACCAAGTCCCACCCCTTCCCTCACGCGCTCGTTGCCGGTATCGAGACCTACCCATCCAAGGTCACCCGCCGCATGTCAAAGACCAAGCAGgccaagaagagcaaggTCAAGCCTTTTGTTAAGCAGGTGAACTGTATGTGGAGATGAGGACGCAGTTCCTGGGCAGACGCTGATAGACGCAGACACTCACATCATGCCTACCCGGTACACCATCGAGCTCGAGAACCTCAAGGGCGTCATCTCCGCCGACACATTCAAGGAGGTCTCGCAACGGGAGGAGGCCAAGAAGACGGTCAAGAAGGCCTTCGAGGAGCGATACCAGTCCGGAAAGAACAGGTGGTTCTTCACTCCCCTACAGTTCTAGGCTTTCCTTTGGTTACGGCTGGGCGCAGATGGGCATGATTTGATACGGAAGATGCTGCATGAGCGGTGGATATCATAGGAGGACAGGACCCCAAAAGTGGCCTGCCGTCCAGGCGTGTATTTCGGCTTGATAATCAAAGCATGAAAAATCCGGCATCCGGCTCAATTCACGAACTTCATGAAATGCACATGATCTTCACGTTGGCCTCCTTTCCACTACTGGGTGATGCTAGCAAGATGTATCGTGCTGGTGGGATTCTGGCAGGGTGAAGACGGCCGGACGAGACTACCGAACCGATGTACCGAGCCATCGATCGAGTAGCTGCAGAGTAATCAGACCGAACATTTCACGTCAATGGTTCCGCATGCAACACTGGTGAAGGTGAAGGCATCGCCTGTGTCTCCTGGCTCCTTGGTAAGAAGACAGTCCCACCCGGCTCGGTCCACGCAAAGCCCCTGTCTGTACGAAGAACAGCAATTGAATACAAGGGATATCATGTCATTAATCGATCTATCTTCCAAGGAAAGGTGCGCTAACAGGCGCAAGAAGGTTACTCCCCGTTACACCAACAAGCCCACACTGATGGACGCCCCTTTGCCCCTGCTTTTCCGCTTGTTTCTCATCGTACAAACACACCGCCAGGCTTTGCACATCCGAGCCATACCTTTACTGCTTGACCTCGTCAaccttcttcttggtctGCTCCTTTCCCTTGTTCAGGTAACTCAGCACAACATCACACGCATCGCTCAACATCCTGAGCTCGAAGCTGAATGTCGCAACGCCCATCTTGACAACGCCGTTGTTGTAGTGCGTCTTGTTGTACTCGTTTTGCCAGGTATCTTGCACATATGTAACGGGCGTGAAAGCATATTCCTTCAACTTTGAAGTGTCTTCCTTGACGATGGGCAGGTGTGTCTCGAGGGTGGATAGGCCAGAGTCTCCGAGCTGGTCGGCGCGTGCCAGGTACGGTGAGATGTAGGAGTAGGGTGTGCGCAGGTAGGGGTGGAAAGGTGCGACGACGGACTTGTAGGTGTTGCTGGCGAGGTTCAAGGCGCGCGAGCCGTAGGGGTTGGACTTGAAGGTCTCGACGCTGTCGTGAACCACGGGGTAGGAGTGCAGATGCTGGAGGTCATTAGCTCAGTGGCCAAACTTCAAAGGTCAAGATGCGATCGCATCCACGGTTGCTTTTCGGCCAATTGATATCGGATACAGTTCATGCTGTAAGAAGGTTCCAAGCACAGCGAATTGATTGGCTAGGCGTAAGCTCTGCATCTGCATCGCGCAATTCGTGCGCTGCACTGCTGACCCGAGTAGATTGCGGTCCCAAAGGTCATTCAGACGTTGCAATGATTCACAATTGATGCCAGACAGCGCAGAAACGCAATGTGGTGTGCTTTCCGTTGTGGCCACCAAGAGGCAGGGAGGTATGAAGGGTGTATAGAAAAGTAAATAGTACGTACCGACAGAACCTTTGAGGCGGGCGTCTCGCCGTTGGTCAGAGGCGCTTGAGAGCTCATGTTGTTGCCGTCCTCTGTAGCGTGCGGTGCCATTAATTGCAATAGCAGATATGCAGTCTACTGTTGTGGATGGTGAATGACTGTTGAGCTGAGAGGCAGTGGAGGAGTAACAGTAACGTAGAGAGAGAGAACGGGTTCAGTCGACCTTATTATACGGTGGTGCGCTATGATGTGACTGTCTTTTACTGGGAGGCTTTGCTGAAAGCGGCGTGGTTCAGTGGGCTGGGGTGAAGTAGATGCAATGGCATGTGAAAGTGGCTATCGACAAGCGCAATGTCCACCTACGCGGGAGCTACCAAAACGTCACTACCCAAGTCAACTTGTCGCGTCGCTTCTCGTCTCGAACCTCGAGAAGCAGCGTGCGGAGTCGCTGCAAGCCAGACGCTGCACAAACATGCCGCAACATGCTTTTTTGATATCTGCCCCGCGTCTCCAAACTCTATCTGGCGCACGTAGAGCGTTGGGGAGTAGGGATGCAGGGCGTACAGTTTGCGCCTGGCATGTGAAAGCAGCGGCGCTTTGGCCAGTCACAATTCAGCGACGTTAGATAAGATCAGCCACGCCCTCTCTCGTTGGCGAGATACTCAAACAGCTCGGCTGCCTTGTATACACAGGTATGCCGGCTTCCCTTTTGTATCCTATCGCGACCTGGTCGTACTGTGCGTCGACTCCGCTCGCGCGTCAGCTATCAGGTGAGCTCCAATTCATCGCTGAGGACCGACCGTGGATCGACTGGCAGTAGTGCATTGCAGCTAGGGATTCTCGCATCTCAATTGGGCTCCCTTATCACGTCGATGGTCCCCTTGGTGCCATTGAACGGTCGCGGGTACCGGTTCCGTCATACATGCCGCACGAGTACTCCTGTTGTGCATCGGCATGAGTGCAGGACGACGGGCGTCTCGATACCAATGCAGCAGGCAGTGGGACGTGTTGAGGCCATCCCAGGCCCTGAAATAGAATCGGAACTTCCAGGGCTGAGCTATCGCATGTGAAAGTGGATGACGAGGGTTGGCGCTCTGCTAGTGCACGAATCGTGTTTTTCCGCACATGTTGCGCGAGCTTACTCATCCGCCAGAGCGCTGCTTTGCATGTCACGCGTTGCGGCTCAAGCTCGCAGAGAAATATCCTCTCACAATTTCTTCAATGGCTTGGCTGTCACGAGTGACGAGACTCACCATCAGCTGCTACCGAGCCTCACTACAACCGCGGCATGCATCCGTCTCCAGACCTCGATAATCGGCATTCCTTCTTGACAGGGCCGGAATGCCGGCAAGGAGGCGATAGACGACGCCCATGCCCGCCACTTTCATCACAGCGACAGCTTTCACGTGCTTATGCGCCGCGGCGGATCGACGGGCTAAGCGGGGACGGTTCATCGTTGATCGCTGTCGTTTGTTGAGGCTAGTTCGACGACATGCGTTCTTGGGAAAAGGACAAGGCTGCAGTCACGGTTGCGCAAGACGGCAGCTATCCGTCAGCGAGTGGGTACGCTGCAAGCACGTAGACATGTCGTTACGAGGTCGTGTAGGGGTGCTGGAGCCATTGAGCACCTCAACATGCCCTCTCATCCTGCCTTTTCTGGTCAAGAGTATCTCAACCGTACATTTTGAACATCGGCCCGCGTCGCCTCTCCGTGTAGCGCATGATGATGTATTCTTATATGTTGGATGTACAGATATCACTTCCCCCGCGGACCTTGCGAAGACCATGTGCAGATACGAGTCCCAACAGGCGTACTCTCAGAGTTGTAGGAGGCGGGTTGCCGATCTGTATGACGTGAAAGATGATGACGACCTATACCTGTAGCGAATTCTTTGATATGCGGTACGTCTCTTTGAGAGCCTCTTTTCCGTATGGAGCATATGGGTTTCGGAAGTTGTGAGTGGCTCGTCGGTCATGGGCCATGGATATACATGTAGCAGTAGCTGGTAAAACCCTTTGCTACAACATAGCTACGCCGTCTCGGTCATGGGTGTTAATGGCTATCCCAGCAGACTTTGATATGCTCAGTCTCAAAGTCCATTCCGGTACCGTCATCGCCGTCAAAGGATTTGCAAATTGGAACACTTTTGCCATTGCACATTGCTGACATGTTAAACTACATCAATATTATTCCGCCTTTTGCCAAACGCCCGAACCATGCCCAGAAACACCTTCAATGTAACGTACAAGCAAACGAAAACAGTGGCGCCTAATCGCTACTCCGCCTATGCTTCTTActcttcttgtccttcttggGTGATTGTTGAACAacctcttcctcttcagcAGCATCGACATCCTCCATCTCCACGTCGTTCATCTGGACATCGCCATCGACATcatcgtcctcttcctcttcttcttccgaCTCGGAATCGGAATCACGCTTCTCACGAACATCGTTGAGCACGACGTCATTGATCTCCTCGGCAGCGTTCTTCAACGGATCCCTGATCTTGACCGGTGCGAGCACGTCAAACGCACCCGTACCGGTACCACCCAGTCTACCAACAACAATACGTGCACTGGGGTTCTTGAGCTCATCCCAGTCGCGCTCCATGACAGCGTCCTTGAGGAAACCAACAGTGGTTTCGAAACTCATCTTCATGAAGGGACTCACGTTGCCCTTCATACCGATACGGTTGAAAGGCGTGAAACCACCGCCCTTGGTCATAGTATCGGCGATGAGGTTGAGATGGCGTTGGTCGACGGAGATACCGTGACCGGAGAAGACGCCGTGCATTTCGCGGACGATTGTCGCACGGGCGGCTTCGACGCCGTAGAGATGCAGCATAGCCACAATGTCGTTGGTCGTAGTACGGTTCACATCGATGATGTGTGCGTACTCGCGCATGGCAATGAGGTTGGAGCCTTCCGTGTTGATGACATCCTCAGGGTTATCCTTTGACTTGGCTGAATATTGGGCAGCAGTAATACCGGGAATGACGTGGATAGTGGCGAAATTGGCAGCGTCTTCCACATGGTGCAGCATGAGAAGCTTCGGCCTAGAGGCGGAGAATTCAAAGGTAATCTCGCAGAAAGCTCCCTTGCGGTCGTCGAACTTGAAGTCGAATATGTCACTGTTCTTGTGACAGATGCGGTCGTGGCGGATTTCCGAGGACTCATCGGTGGGGACAAGCATACGttcatcctcatcgtcgaGGTTGGGGTCAGGGGTAACCGCGCGCGAGGGCTTGGGGCTGCCACCGTAGGTCTCATCGTCTTCGCTGACCTCGTCTTCTGCATCAAGCCTATCGTTGACAGCCTGTTCTTCCTCTTCCGGATCTTCGTAAGCTACACTGTCCTCTCGTCGGCCCCGATCCTTGGCGTGCGTAGTGTCGTTGTCACCTTCGCCGTCATCGCTGTCGTCATCATCTGCTCCGCCTTCCCGACCAGCACGGAAGGTCTCCTCGGACTCATCAACTGTTTGCTCTCCGCTCCTACCAGTCTTCTCACCGATAGTGGGGATAGCGGCCGACTTCGCTGTTGACAAGGACTTTTCTGCAGCCTTCTTCTTAAGATCGACACTAACGATCTTCTGGAGACGGGGACAGAACTTCTGTTCGATGGACTCGGCAACGTCGCGAACCTTGATGGCATATTCTTTTGTGTATTCCTTTGCTGGGTAGAAGTCCAGGCGGATCTTGTAGCTCCTGGCTTGGCCAAAGTTTTGGCCAGGACCAGAGGTTTCAGTGACTGTGACCTTGTCTAGCACAGCCGAGAGCGGCAAACGAGTGATACTCTTGGCAAACCTTTCGTTTTCTTCCTTGGACAGCTCGGGATGGGGATAAAGCTGCATCGATGGGGTGGAGATGTTCGCACTAGCAGTCATGACGATTTCTCGTAGACGGGGGATACCGAGTGTGACGTTCTTTGCAGAATGGCCAGCCAAATGGAACGTGTTCAGCGTCATTTGTGTAGACGGCTCGCCAATAGACTGTCCAGCAACGACACCAACAGCTTCGCCAGGTTCAACAAGAGATCGGAGGTACTTGAGATCAAGCATCTGCTCGAAATTACGCTTGAGAATCTCGCCCTCGGggtccttcttcttgtttTTGAGCAGCTTGTCGGGGTTTTTGTCACAGTACTGTGGTAATTAGTATATTGTAGTAACATGAGGTTGGGAAACTTACGTCGCGCTTGGCCTGCAAAAACTTCTCAGAGGTACTGCCACTATGCCGTGATGGCGTGTAAACTGCAGTGGCAGGATCCATTGCTGCCACATCGCCtttcttcgccttcttcgcagcCTTCTTGTTGTGCTCAGCTGCTTCATCACTAGAGACCTTCGGGTAGGCTTCTGCGGTGTGGAGCGCTTGGACTAGCGAGTAGAAGTTCTCCGCCTGGAACTTGAAGTCGTTGAGATACTTTTGCTTTGTCGTGTCGAGACCGTCTTCACCGTACAGGAACTGAACCATGGTACCGTCGGAGTCGCGGACTGAAGTGTCGTATTCGACCTTGAGACCTTCCATACCCTTGATGATACATCGTTGCAGGTAACCGGAGCGCGAAGTCTTGACAGCGGTATCAATCAGACCTTCTCGACCAGCCATCATATGAAAGTAATACTCTTGCGGTCGGATACCAGTCAAGAAACGATTCACAATGTAACCACCAGCACGGACGCTTGTCTCGAAGGGCTTGAAGCATGGCAGAGTTTTACCAGAGATCATAACTGGAACTCTTCGACCTTCCAAGACTTGCTGACCGAGATTACATGAAATCTGGTTGGCGTTGACCATACTACCCTTGGCTCCAGAACCTGTCATGGCTTGCATTTGGTTCTTCGGGAATGGCTTGATGAGCTTGTCTGGCAAGCAGGCCGCAGTGACCGTGGAGGAGATCTTGCCGTTGGCAGTGTTCGTAAGCAGATCGAGACCGTGTTGCTTGGTATCGTCTCGCAGGACAGCTTCAAGTCGTCGCCGTAACTCGGGGTTGGTAGGGTCAATCTTCTCCGCATCCATAGTGACGTACTTGGAGGCCACCTCGAACCCGATTCTCTCTGCCTTTCGAAGTTCCTCCAATCTAGCACGATCTCCTTCCTCTGTAAGAATCAGATCCTGAACACCACAGGAGAAGGCGCGCATGTGAAGCATCTTAGTAAGCAGCCGACCGATAATGCTGAGGGCTCGTCCAGCAATCGTCTCCCCATATGCTTCGTAGATGCCGTTAATCAGACCACCTGCGGCAGGTCCAATCTGACTCTTGTCCATGATACCGGAAAGCAGTTGACCATCCTTGACAATGACAATCTGCTCTTCGACGTGTGCACCCCAAAGCTTGCCATTGGTGGATGACTTGGACGTGAGGGTCAGTTCTTGATATTCTGCAGGCTTGATGTTCTTCAAAACAGTGGAGATGATCTGCTTTCCTGTCCACATCGGCCGGGGCTTCAGTACTGCCGGGATCACGGTCTCAAGCCTACCTGATGTCGTGTGTCCATCTTCAGGTCGCAGACAAGAGTAAAGTAGTTGGTGGTACTCTTCCCGTGTGAAGAAAGTGTCCTTGTTCGAAAGCCAGACGCCCATGGAAATATGGTCCTGAATCAAACCACGCAGCGGCTTTCCAGCAGTCGCAGACAGGTACTGATGATCTGTGTCCGCGACCGTCATAGCCTCCGCTCGGGCAAGCTCGTTCTGGGGGAAATGCATGTTCATCTCGTCACCGTCAAAATCGGCGTTGTATGTGTTGCAGTTGGCGTAGTGCATGCGAATGGTCTTCTCTCCCGGTAGGACACGTGCTCGATGCGCCATCATTGAAGGCTTGTGCAGCGTCGGCTGTCGGTTCATGATGACAACGTCGCCGTTGTTCAGATGACGATGCACTTTCTT
This sequence is a window from Alternaria dauci strain A2016 chromosome 7, whole genome shotgun sequence. Protein-coding genes within it:
- a CDS encoding 60S ribosomal protein eL27 produces the protein MKFLKVGRVVIITRGRYAGKKCVIISPLDNGTKSHPFPHALVAGIETYPSKVTRRMSKTKQAKKSKVKPFVKQVNYTHIMPTRYTIELENLKGVISADTFKEVSQREEAKKTVKKAFEERYQSGKNRWFFTPLQF